In the Marinitoga hydrogenitolerans DSM 16785 genome, CTAACAGAATATATAGACACAGACGAAATAGAAAATGCAATAATAACAATATTAGAAGATGGAAAAATAGAACCATTTGCCAAAGAAATAGAAAACTTATTAAGTAAAATGGACAACAGAATATTCATGGGATTAGACGAAAAATATATAAAAGCAATAATGTATAGTTATCTAATATTAACGCCATATGCAATGGTAAAAATGGAATATCCAGTAGAAAATGGGTATATAGACATAGCAATGTTCAAAAGATACGAAGAAGTACCATATGAAGCGATAATAGAAGTAAAATACATAAAACAAAAAGAATACACAGAAGAAAAATTAAAAAGGAAAATAGAAGAAGCAAAAGAACAAATAGAAAAATACAAGAAATCATATGAATTAAACCAAAAAAATGAAACAATGAAAAAGTTTATAATTATTTTTGTTGGTAAGGAAGCGAAATATATTGAGGAAATAAAATGAATAAACTTCTATATAAAAATCGGGCAGAGGCCCGATTTTTGGTAACATCTCACACAGAATTTTGGATAGTTCCTAATTTTTTATAATACCTTTTTACCTTCAATATAAACGCTTTTGGCTTTAGCTTTTATTTCAAATGGATGGTAGTCCCATATTGTTATATCAGCATCTTTTCCTTCTTCTAATGAACCAACTCTATCGTCAATTTTTAAAATTTTTGCAGGGTTTATTGTGAGCATTTTCAACAAATCTTCTTCTTTTGCACCATATCTCATTCCAAGAGCAGCTTGAACA is a window encoding:
- a CDS encoding PD-(D/E)XK nuclease domain-containing protein; the protein is LTEYIDTDEIENAIITILEDGKIEPFAKEIENLLSKMDNRIFMGLDEKYIKAIMYSYLILTPYAMVKMEYPVENGYIDIAMFKRYEEVPYEAIIEVKYIKQKEYTEEKLKRKIEEAKEQIEKYKKSYELNQKNETMKKFIIIFVGKEAKYIEEIK